The Sandaracinaceae bacterium genome has a segment encoding these proteins:
- the orn gene encoding oligoribonuclease, whose translation MGKRAETDRLVWIDLEMSGLDHEKERILEIATLVTDGQLNILGEGPELVIHQPDPLLEAMDDWNKKHHGGSGLVNRVKASKVSEEDAEAQTLAFLAEHVEAGAAPLAGNSVHQDRLFLSKYMPKLTAHLHYRNVDVSTVKELVKRWHPEAFERRPSKKGHHRALDDIRESIEELRYYREAVFVAPPVEAPEVS comes from the coding sequence CCGGCTGGTCTGGATCGACCTCGAGATGAGCGGCCTCGACCACGAGAAGGAGCGCATCCTCGAGATCGCGACCCTCGTCACCGACGGCCAGCTGAACATCCTCGGAGAGGGCCCCGAGCTCGTCATCCACCAGCCCGACCCGCTCCTCGAGGCGATGGACGACTGGAACAAGAAGCACCACGGCGGCTCGGGGCTGGTCAACCGGGTGAAGGCCTCGAAGGTGAGCGAAGAGGACGCCGAGGCGCAGACCCTCGCGTTTTTGGCCGAGCACGTCGAGGCCGGCGCGGCGCCGCTCGCGGGCAACTCGGTGCACCAGGATCGGCTCTTCTTATCGAAGTACATGCCGAAGCTGACCGCGCACCTGCACTACCGGAACGTCGACGTCTCCACCGTCAAGGAGCTGGTCAAGCGCTGGCACCCCGAGGCGTTCGAGCGGCGCCCCTCGAAGAAGGGGCACCACCGCGCGCTCGACGACATCCGGGAGTCGATCGAGGAGCTCCGCTACTACCGCGAGGCGGTGTTCGTGGCGCCCCCGGTCGAGGCGCCCGAAGTCAGCTGA